One Phycisphaerae bacterium RAS2 DNA window includes the following coding sequences:
- the ramA_2 gene encoding (R)-stereoselective amidase — translation MSEPIEYTEERLRLRQVTLEDYESIRAMSERCFPGMKPWSREQIESQLTIFPEGQLCIELDGEIVASTCNLIVDFDDYDDWHNWKEISDSGFIRNHNPMGDTLYGIEIMVDPEYRGMRLARRLYDARKELCRERNLRCIVIAGRIPGYGQHADQVSAREYVERVIRKELIDPVLTAQLSNGFMLKGLIPDYLPSDSASRGYATFLEWSNLDFTEPSRRKYKAVSMVRICAVQYGMRAIRTFDEFATQCEFFIDTAADYKADFLLFPELFTTQLLSLVPKERPGIAARKLAEFTPQYMEMLSEKAIEYSVNIIGGSHFVVENGQLLNASFLFRRDGSVGKQYKLHITPSERRWWGVLPGNGVEVFDTDRGRIAIQICYDIEFPELARIAVAKGARIIFVPFNTSERYGYLRIRHCAQARAIENEIYVVTAGCTGNLPFVENADVHYAQSGIYTPSDFPFARDAIAAESGPNVETLVVHDVDLEILRRQRLNGTVTTWQDRRVDLYRVRYRDSDGRETEV, via the coding sequence ATGTCGGAACCCATTGAGTACACAGAAGAGCGCTTGCGACTTCGACAGGTCACCCTGGAAGACTACGAGTCGATCCGCGCCATGTCCGAGCGATGTTTCCCGGGGATGAAGCCCTGGAGCCGGGAACAGATTGAAAGCCAGTTGACGATCTTTCCCGAAGGCCAGCTTTGCATCGAGCTGGACGGCGAAATCGTCGCGTCGACGTGCAACCTCATCGTCGACTTTGATGACTACGACGATTGGCACAATTGGAAGGAGATTTCGGATTCGGGCTTCATTCGAAACCACAATCCCATGGGAGATACGCTCTATGGGATTGAGATCATGGTTGACCCCGAATACCGCGGAATGCGCCTGGCGCGGCGATTGTATGACGCGCGCAAGGAGCTTTGTCGCGAGCGAAATCTACGCTGCATTGTGATTGCAGGACGGATCCCCGGTTACGGACAACATGCCGATCAGGTGTCCGCCCGCGAATACGTCGAGCGCGTGATTCGAAAAGAGCTCATTGACCCGGTCCTCACGGCGCAGCTTTCCAACGGCTTCATGCTCAAAGGGTTGATTCCCGACTATCTTCCCAGCGACAGCGCCTCCCGCGGCTACGCAACGTTTCTGGAATGGTCCAACCTCGATTTCACGGAACCGTCCCGGCGAAAATACAAAGCCGTCTCGATGGTCCGTATCTGCGCCGTTCAGTACGGCATGCGCGCCATACGGACTTTTGACGAATTTGCGACGCAATGCGAGTTCTTCATCGACACGGCCGCGGACTACAAGGCGGATTTCCTACTGTTCCCCGAGCTGTTCACGACACAATTGCTTTCCCTTGTGCCCAAAGAGCGTCCCGGCATCGCGGCAAGGAAGCTGGCGGAGTTCACGCCGCAATACATGGAGATGCTTTCGGAAAAGGCAATCGAATACAGCGTCAACATCATCGGTGGTTCGCATTTCGTCGTGGAGAATGGGCAGTTGCTCAATGCTTCCTTCCTCTTTCGTCGCGACGGCAGCGTCGGAAAGCAGTACAAGTTGCACATCACACCCAGCGAACGGCGTTGGTGGGGTGTGCTTCCGGGCAACGGAGTCGAGGTGTTTGATACCGATCGCGGCCGCATTGCCATCCAGATTTGCTACGACATTGAGTTCCCCGAATTGGCTCGCATCGCCGTGGCCAAGGGCGCTCGGATCATCTTTGTGCCGTTCAATACGAGCGAACGCTACGGTTACCTGCGCATCCGTCACTGCGCCCAGGCGCGCGCCATTGAGAACGAAATCTACGTCGTCACAGCCGGATGCACGGGAAATCTTCCCTTTGTCGAGAACGCGGACGTGCACTACGCTCAATCGGGAATCTACACGCCTTCCGATTTTCCATTCGCGCGGGACGCCATCGCCGCGGAAAGCGGCCCGAACGTCGAGACCCTCGTCGTCCATGACGTGGACCTTGAAATCCTCCGACGCCAGCGATTAAATGGAACGGTCACCACGTGGCAGGATCGCCGTGTTGATCTGTACCGTGTTCGCTACCGTGATTCCGACGGCCGCGAGACGGAAGTCTGA
- the ktrB_2 gene encoding Ktr system potassium uptake protein B, with product MKGPQRVVAAFALVILIGAALFHLPLCTNGKDVSFVDALFMSTSAVCVTGLTTVDVGEQLSPSGQFVLLVLFQLGGLGITTLSTFLLLAASRASLAHAVESGEQLGALRVKPLQLVRWVVLTTVTLEAAGALILWGRMNGDEGWWSGVFHSVSAFCNAGFSLHSDSLTSYRSDWVVNFTVMALIVHGGLGFIALRQLVEWIAARITGKPVRLLLHTRVVLLGSFALWGLGAAMLSWLEWNRTLAGLPSDERILAACFQSVSARTAGFNTVDIGALREPTLFFLMFLMFIGGAPGSCAGGIKVTTAAVVLAALVARARGRESVHLLQRTIPRELVRRSFVAMGMAAGMIALAIGVLLFSEEGPSTVPRADHLTVVAFEAVSAFGTVGLSTGLTPNLSAIGKLVLIVCMFVGRLGPLLVALAVLQPRERAGYSYPEEDLAIG from the coding sequence GTGAAAGGACCCCAACGCGTCGTCGCAGCCTTTGCGCTGGTCATTCTGATTGGCGCGGCGTTGTTTCACCTTCCCCTTTGCACAAACGGCAAGGATGTTTCGTTCGTCGATGCATTGTTCATGTCGACTTCCGCCGTTTGTGTTACCGGCCTGACGACGGTAGACGTCGGCGAGCAGCTTAGCCCATCCGGTCAGTTCGTCTTACTGGTCTTGTTTCAACTCGGCGGATTGGGAATCACGACACTTTCAACGTTCCTGCTCCTCGCAGCGAGCCGCGCCTCGTTGGCTCATGCGGTCGAGTCCGGTGAGCAACTCGGTGCGCTTCGGGTCAAGCCGCTTCAACTGGTGCGTTGGGTGGTCTTGACAACGGTGACCCTGGAAGCAGCCGGGGCGCTGATTCTGTGGGGACGGATGAATGGAGACGAGGGTTGGTGGAGCGGAGTTTTCCACAGTGTGTCGGCGTTTTGTAACGCGGGATTTTCCCTTCATTCAGACAGCCTCACCTCCTACCGGAGCGATTGGGTCGTCAATTTCACCGTCATGGCGCTCATTGTTCATGGGGGATTGGGGTTTATCGCGCTGCGGCAGCTAGTTGAGTGGATCGCTGCCCGCATAACGGGAAAACCTGTACGCCTGCTGTTGCACACACGAGTCGTCCTTCTCGGGAGCTTCGCCCTCTGGGGACTCGGCGCCGCCATGCTTTCGTGGCTCGAATGGAATCGCACGCTGGCGGGCCTGCCATCGGACGAGCGAATCCTTGCAGCGTGTTTCCAGTCCGTTTCAGCGCGCACGGCAGGATTCAACACGGTGGACATCGGCGCGCTGCGCGAACCGACGCTTTTCTTTCTGATGTTCCTGATGTTCATCGGTGGCGCCCCCGGCAGCTGTGCCGGCGGCATCAAGGTCACTACGGCGGCGGTTGTGTTGGCAGCCTTGGTCGCCCGCGCGCGGGGGCGCGAGTCGGTTCACCTTCTGCAGCGCACGATACCGCGCGAGCTGGTTCGCCGATCCTTCGTCGCGATGGGTATGGCGGCGGGAATGATCGCGCTTGCGATCGGAGTTCTGCTCTTTTCCGAAGAGGGCCCTTCGACGGTACCGCGGGCCGATCACTTGACCGTGGTGGCGTTTGAGGCGGTCTCGGCCTTCGGCACGGTTGGTCTGTCGACCGGCCTGACGCCGAATCTTTCAGCGATCGGTAAACTTGTTCTTATCGTGTGCATGTTTGTGGGTCGGCTCGGACCGCTGCTGGTGGCACTCGCCGTGTTGCAGCCCCGTGAACGAGCCGGTTATTCTTATCCGGAAGAAGACTTGGCAATCGGGTGA
- the ktrA gene encoding Ktr system potassium uptake protein A, which produces MKSFVIVGLGRFGQCMLDSLIRRKCEVLVIDQDEDKIQWARDRATKAIKVDALNQELFTELLPDKVECAIVDLGDAMERSILVTNHLKKCGIEKIVVEAVNREHAEILEIVGATRIVYPEEEAAEHLAGLLAGGGALDFFAVSERFGMVEIPVPRDWAGKKPIELKLREKAGIEVVAVRSPTTDSSQENWQLLTGEYVFNPSDIVIVAGSSEGIGRLTKD; this is translated from the coding sequence ATGAAGAGTTTTGTCATAGTAGGCTTGGGGCGGTTTGGGCAGTGCATGCTGGACAGCCTCATTCGTCGTAAATGCGAAGTGCTGGTGATCGACCAGGACGAGGACAAGATTCAATGGGCCCGCGACCGGGCGACCAAGGCAATCAAGGTCGATGCACTGAACCAGGAACTGTTCACCGAATTGCTCCCGGACAAGGTTGAATGCGCCATCGTGGATCTGGGCGACGCAATGGAGCGCAGCATTCTCGTAACCAATCACCTCAAGAAATGCGGTATTGAGAAAATCGTCGTGGAAGCGGTCAATCGCGAGCACGCGGAGATTCTCGAAATCGTCGGGGCCACTCGAATTGTGTATCCCGAGGAGGAAGCCGCAGAGCATCTGGCCGGCCTTCTGGCAGGCGGCGGCGCGCTGGATTTTTTTGCGGTCAGCGAGCGATTCGGCATGGTTGAGATTCCCGTCCCGCGCGATTGGGCTGGAAAGAAACCCATTGAGCTGAAGCTGCGTGAGAAAGCGGGAATTGAAGTTGTTGCCGTTCGCAGCCCCACGACTGATTCCAGTCAGGAAAACTGGCAGCTCCTCACAGGTGAGTATGTATTTAACCCCTCCGACATCGTGATCGTCGCGGGATCGTCCGAGGGAATCGGGCGATTGACCAAAGATTGA
- the fur gene encoding Ferric uptake regulation protein yields the protein MAQPADAETIATAENVFREFLRDRGLKYTDERQDILRAVMHNDEHFEAEQLLLDMRQKDSRVGKATVYRTLKLLVACGIVKEVHFSNKQVHYEHTYGQDPHDHMVCRRCGRIIEFGAADVVRLRAALAAQHRFHALAHRFQITGLCEACVKSCPIGLRAQTIVGPRGSAKPPRPNTKRRK from the coding sequence ATGGCCCAGCCGGCCGACGCCGAGACCATCGCCACCGCCGAGAATGTCTTTCGCGAATTCCTGCGAGACCGCGGACTGAAATACACCGACGAGCGGCAGGACATTCTTCGCGCCGTGATGCACAACGATGAGCACTTCGAGGCCGAGCAACTCCTGCTCGACATGCGCCAGAAGGACTCCCGCGTCGGGAAGGCCACGGTCTATCGCACGCTCAAGCTGCTCGTCGCTTGCGGCATCGTCAAGGAAGTGCACTTCTCAAACAAGCAGGTTCATTACGAACACACCTACGGTCAGGACCCGCACGATCACATGGTCTGCCGCCGGTGCGGGCGAATCATCGAGTTCGGCGCGGCCGACGTGGTACGGCTTCGCGCGGCGCTGGCGGCGCAACATCGCTTTCACGCTTTGGCGCATCGGTTTCAAATCACCGGACTTTGCGAGGCGTGTGTGAAGAGTTGCCCGATCGGTTTGCGGGCACAGACGATCGTCGGCCCGCGCGGTTCGGCCAAACCGCCGCGTCCTAACACAAAGCGGCGTAAGTGA
- a CDS encoding quinol dehydrogenase periplasmic component encodes MPDPLDNLPPQDRRGFFAEGLRRLMRPLADAIEKRLPESFIAAAPLRPPGALPEIEFLDTCHRCGRCAESCPADAITLSVSMDDRVRGTPTVTPARQACVVCDELACMKVCPSGALRLVDRFAIRMGLARVDHAVCVRSSGEPCVECIYKCPLGAEAIRLDRNGRVEVINPDAPGNQGRGCIGCGICEQYCPTTPAKAIAIVPGR; translated from the coding sequence ATGCCCGACCCGCTCGACAACCTCCCGCCGCAGGATCGCCGCGGATTCTTCGCCGAGGGCCTCCGCCGCCTGATGCGCCCGCTGGCCGACGCTATCGAAAAACGCCTGCCGGAGTCGTTCATCGCGGCGGCTCCGCTTCGCCCGCCCGGCGCGCTGCCCGAAATTGAGTTTCTCGACACCTGTCATCGTTGCGGCCGCTGTGCCGAGAGCTGCCCGGCCGACGCGATCACGCTCTCGGTCAGCATGGACGACCGGGTTCGCGGTACGCCGACCGTGACACCGGCCCGGCAAGCTTGCGTCGTGTGCGACGAACTGGCCTGCATGAAGGTCTGCCCCAGCGGTGCGCTGCGATTGGTCGACCGATTCGCCATTCGCATGGGCCTCGCCCGCGTGGACCACGCCGTGTGCGTCCGCTCCAGCGGCGAACCTTGCGTCGAATGCATCTACAAGTGCCCGCTCGGCGCCGAAGCGATCCGGCTTGACAGGAACGGCCGCGTCGAAGTCATCAACCCCGACGCCCCGGGCAACCAGGGCCGCGGCTGCATCGGCTGCGGCATCTGCGAACAGTATTGCCCAACGACGCCGGCGAAAGCGATTGCGATTGTGCCGGGGCGGTAG
- the sdpB gene encoding Sporulation-delaying protein SdpB, whose product MKSGWTGGQYSVFRALLGSYLFVRFVRLIPWGTEVFSNQGVLPVAGDSPFAHVFPNILTVFDAPMFVTIILLVGAVMSICLAIGWRDRIAAIVLWYVSACLFCRNPLISNPSLPYIGWTLLAHACLPRAPFGSWEARHRIDPNGAWQFPGPIFAAAWIVMALGYSYGGVTKLVSPSWLDGTALHHVLANPLARPSGLREFLLTLPPPILRTATWMALLAELAFAPMALSRKLRPVAWLLMLAMHAGLILLVDFAELSLGMMLLHLFTFDPAWIEGRRLDEKATLFYDGGCGLCHASVRWILAEERSDQATLRFAPIGGATMSAMIAEQDRALLPDSVIVLTGDGLVRCRSAAVLHILARFGGIWRVLAFLMKPFPRRLLDWAYDRVAAMRHRLFASPRDACPMLPAELRSRFLP is encoded by the coding sequence ATGAAGAGCGGATGGACGGGCGGCCAATACAGTGTTTTTCGAGCCTTGCTGGGCAGCTATCTGTTCGTGCGATTCGTCCGGTTGATTCCGTGGGGCACCGAAGTGTTTTCCAATCAGGGCGTGCTGCCCGTTGCGGGCGACAGCCCGTTCGCCCATGTGTTTCCAAACATACTGACTGTTTTTGACGCCCCGATGTTCGTAACGATCATCCTGCTCGTTGGCGCCGTCATGTCCATTTGCCTGGCAATTGGGTGGCGCGACCGAATTGCGGCGATCGTGTTGTGGTATGTATCCGCATGTCTCTTTTGTCGAAATCCGCTGATCAGCAACCCGAGCCTGCCATACATCGGGTGGACGCTCCTCGCCCATGCATGCCTGCCTCGAGCGCCTTTTGGGTCCTGGGAGGCTCGACATCGAATCGATCCGAATGGTGCGTGGCAATTTCCCGGCCCCATCTTCGCGGCTGCCTGGATTGTGATGGCATTGGGCTACTCGTATGGTGGGGTCACCAAGCTGGTCAGTCCATCCTGGCTTGACGGAACAGCGCTGCATCATGTGTTAGCAAACCCGTTGGCGCGACCGAGCGGACTGCGGGAATTCCTGCTGACATTGCCGCCGCCAATACTCCGCACGGCGACATGGATGGCGCTGCTGGCGGAGTTGGCATTCGCTCCAATGGCCTTGTCGCGAAAACTTCGACCCGTGGCCTGGTTGCTCATGCTGGCCATGCATGCGGGATTGATTCTGCTTGTTGATTTTGCGGAACTTAGTCTGGGAATGATGCTGCTTCATCTATTTACCTTTGACCCGGCTTGGATCGAAGGCCGCCGCCTCGATGAAAAAGCGACGCTCTTTTACGATGGCGGCTGCGGTCTTTGCCACGCGTCAGTGCGTTGGATTCTTGCTGAAGAGCGATCTGATCAAGCAACGCTTCGTTTTGCTCCGATCGGCGGGGCGACCATGTCAGCGATGATTGCCGAGCAGGATCGGGCCTTGCTACCGGACAGCGTTATCGTGTTGACCGGCGATGGTCTTGTTCGTTGCCGATCTGCGGCGGTGCTGCACATTCTCGCGCGCTTCGGCGGGATTTGGCGCGTCCTCGCATTTCTCATGAAGCCGTTTCCTCGGCGGTTGTTGGACTGGGCATATGATCGTGTGGCGGCGATGCGGCACAGGCTTTTCGCGTCGCCAAGAGACGCCTGTCCGATGCTTCCCGCTGAATTGCGAAGCCGATTCCTTCCCTGA
- a CDS encoding Fatty acid hydroxylase superfamily protein: protein MIICAIVLGIAIIMIVVELFQSGRSWPRVSGWWVRAAALNLAQIAVVYLAGWMWEPWMRAHRVWSADWLGPAGGAIVGYFAITFIYYWWHRWRHEIPWLWRWVHQMHHSPQRIEIITSFYKHPFELVANSLITAAILYGLVGVGLEAATGAVMTTAMAELFYHWNVSTPRWLGYIIQRPESHCVHHQHGVHAFNYADLPLWDMLFGTFRNPERFEARCGFGAQELRFAEMLRGIDVSNSDQREDATP from the coding sequence ATGATTATCTGTGCAATCGTGCTCGGGATTGCAATCATCATGATCGTCGTAGAGCTTTTCCAGTCAGGCCGCTCGTGGCCCCGTGTCAGTGGCTGGTGGGTGCGGGCTGCGGCGCTCAATCTGGCACAGATCGCTGTCGTCTACCTGGCGGGCTGGATGTGGGAGCCATGGATGAGAGCCCATCGCGTTTGGTCCGCCGATTGGTTGGGTCCGGCGGGCGGGGCGATTGTCGGGTATTTCGCGATCACCTTTATCTATTATTGGTGGCATCGATGGCGGCACGAGATTCCATGGCTATGGCGCTGGGTGCATCAGATGCATCACAGCCCGCAGCGAATTGAGATCATCACGAGTTTTTACAAGCATCCCTTTGAGCTTGTAGCCAATAGTCTGATTACGGCGGCCATCCTGTATGGACTCGTTGGCGTCGGACTGGAAGCTGCAACGGGCGCGGTCATGACGACGGCCATGGCGGAACTCTTCTATCACTGGAATGTCAGCACGCCGCGCTGGTTGGGATACATTATTCAGAGGCCGGAAAGCCACTGCGTGCATCACCAGCACGGCGTGCACGCATTCAATTATGCCGATCTGCCTTTGTGGGACATGCTTTTCGGCACTTTTCGTAATCCTGAACGGTTTGAGGCCCGATGCGGCTTCGGGGCTCAAGAGCTTCGCTTTGCAGAAATGCTGCGAGGCATCGATGTATCCAATTCGGATCAACGCGAGGATGCGACGCCATGA
- a CDS encoding Epimerase family protein, with amino-acid sequence MSKRDDSQSVVIAGGSGFLGVSLANYLAERNVPVVLLSRHAPKVAGPWRHVGWDARTLGDWKSCLSGAGGLVNLVGRSVDCIKTPDHQDEILRSRVEATRALGRAMREMESPPPVWVQMATAHIYGDPPQVVCDEESPFGYGLAPFVGRAWEEAFQESALPSQRKVVFRTSFVLGRDRGAGGGALARLKLLARLGLGGRVGSGTQGMSWIHEVDMNRLFERALTDEKISGAYIATSPHPVSQVEFMRSLRQAVRMPIGLPAFEWMVRLGAPLLMKTDPELALYGRYLVSRRLREEGFEFRFPVLGGALADLLAPMN; translated from the coding sequence ATGTCAAAACGAGACGATTCTCAATCTGTAGTCATCGCCGGCGGAAGCGGTTTCCTGGGAGTTTCGCTGGCCAATTATCTCGCGGAAAGAAACGTTCCCGTAGTGTTGCTTTCGCGCCATGCCCCGAAAGTCGCCGGGCCCTGGCGGCATGTGGGTTGGGATGCGCGCACGCTGGGCGACTGGAAGTCGTGTTTGAGCGGCGCGGGCGGTCTGGTGAATCTCGTCGGTCGCAGCGTCGATTGCATCAAGACGCCGGATCATCAGGATGAAATACTTCGTTCGCGTGTGGAGGCGACGCGTGCGCTGGGCCGGGCGATGCGCGAGATGGAGTCTCCACCGCCAGTCTGGGTGCAGATGGCGACAGCACACATTTATGGTGATCCGCCGCAGGTTGTTTGTGATGAGGAATCTCCATTCGGATATGGCCTGGCGCCGTTCGTGGGTCGCGCGTGGGAGGAAGCATTCCAAGAGAGTGCATTGCCTTCGCAGCGGAAGGTTGTGTTTCGAACAAGCTTCGTTCTGGGGCGAGACCGCGGGGCGGGCGGCGGGGCGCTGGCACGATTGAAGTTGCTGGCCAGATTGGGACTGGGCGGCCGTGTCGGGTCGGGCACACAGGGCATGAGCTGGATTCACGAAGTTGACATGAATCGGCTTTTTGAGCGAGCCCTGACGGATGAGAAGATCTCCGGGGCGTATATCGCGACATCGCCTCATCCTGTCTCGCAGGTGGAGTTCATGCGGAGTTTGCGACAGGCGGTGCGCATGCCGATCGGTCTGCCTGCGTTCGAGTGGATGGTTCGCCTCGGCGCGCCGCTTTTGATGAAGACCGATCCCGAGTTGGCGCTTTATGGGCGATATCTTGTCTCGCGGCGACTGCGCGAAGAGGGGTTTGAGTTTCGGTTTCCAGTACTCGGCGGCGCCCTTGCCGATCTACTAGCCCCAATGAATTGA
- a CDS encoding LVIVD repeat protein, producing the protein MRTDLNRSAVVVALSFFALLIASSAPSVALAGDDGGCPRGGCGCGSYCGCQYFCGCGTGTEEPVYEGPAWTAGGSKPQLQGFNSLNVQLLSWFPVTTFNASFTSANTCEGYVSKTGREYAIVGLSGGTGFVEVTDPANAQIVTVVPDCGTCTASTWRDIKVYDQYAYIVSEATNTGLEVYDLSQIDDGIVTFVTRVNTPGSSRTHTLEINQDSGYAYRCGGGSTLGLRIYNLANPAAPAFVTTAVAGRYFHECQAVTYTSGPYAGKEIVFGFTENSSSGGAAGVTIIDVTDKQNVITLTANYQYTGPSFSHQGWVSDDKQYLYLNDETDGNPATRIISISNLSAPAQVGSFSSGLPAVDHNLYVKGRYIFESNYRSGLRIFDAINPTAPVHVAFFDTYEANDNSGFNGLWDNYPFLPSGIVLGSDIERGLFIWCFGKTGDMNNDLRVDDEDVNLFVDAMLNNPVSTLQCSGPDLNGDGEVNGLDVEGFKTAYVAGP; encoded by the coding sequence GTGCGTACAGACTTAAATCGTTCCGCTGTTGTCGTTGCCCTGTCATTCTTCGCGCTCCTGATTGCATCGAGCGCACCCTCCGTCGCCCTTGCCGGTGACGACGGCGGCTGTCCGCGCGGTGGGTGCGGTTGCGGTTCCTATTGCGGCTGCCAGTATTTCTGCGGCTGCGGCACGGGAACCGAGGAGCCGGTTTACGAAGGCCCCGCCTGGACCGCGGGCGGAAGCAAACCCCAGCTTCAGGGATTCAACTCGCTTAACGTCCAGCTATTGAGCTGGTTCCCGGTGACGACTTTCAACGCGAGCTTCACTTCCGCCAACACCTGCGAAGGATACGTGTCCAAGACCGGCCGGGAGTATGCCATCGTCGGCTTGTCGGGCGGCACGGGTTTTGTCGAGGTGACCGATCCGGCCAATGCACAAATCGTGACCGTCGTGCCCGATTGCGGAACATGCACCGCGAGCACCTGGCGCGACATCAAGGTGTACGACCAATACGCCTACATCGTCAGCGAGGCGACCAACACCGGCCTGGAAGTGTACGACCTGTCACAGATCGATGACGGAATCGTGACATTTGTCACGCGCGTCAACACGCCCGGTTCCTCGCGCACGCACACGCTCGAAATCAACCAGGACAGCGGCTACGCCTACCGCTGCGGCGGCGGCAGCACACTCGGCCTGCGCATCTACAACCTCGCCAACCCCGCTGCCCCCGCGTTCGTCACAACGGCTGTTGCCGGTCGCTATTTCCACGAATGTCAGGCAGTGACGTACACCAGCGGCCCCTACGCCGGCAAGGAAATCGTCTTCGGCTTCACCGAGAACAGCTCCAGCGGCGGCGCGGCCGGCGTGACGATTATCGACGTCACTGACAAGCAGAACGTCATCACCCTGACCGCGAATTATCAGTACACCGGGCCGTCGTTTTCCCATCAGGGCTGGGTCTCGGATGACAAGCAATACCTCTACCTGAACGACGAGACCGACGGCAACCCGGCGACACGCATCATCAGCATCAGCAATCTCTCGGCCCCCGCGCAGGTCGGCTCGTTCTCAAGCGGCTTGCCGGCCGTGGATCACAATCTCTACGTGAAGGGGCGCTACATCTTCGAATCGAATTATCGCAGCGGCCTGCGCATCTTCGACGCGATCAACCCGACCGCGCCGGTGCATGTCGCCTTTTTTGACACCTACGAAGCAAATGATAACTCCGGGTTCAACGGCCTTTGGGACAATTACCCGTTCCTGCCCAGCGGCATCGTCCTCGGCAGCGACATTGAACGCGGCCTTTTCATCTGGTGCTTCGGCAAGACCGGCGACATGAACAACGACCTGCGCGTGGATGACGAAGACGTCAACCTTTTTGTCGACGCCATGCTGAACAACCCTGTCTCAACGTTACAGTGCAGCGGGCCGGATCTGAACGGCGACGGCGAAGTAAACGGCCTGGATGTCGAGGGCTTCAAGACCGCGTACGTCGCCGGGCCGTGA